From one Mobula birostris isolate sMobBir1 chromosome 20, sMobBir1.hap1, whole genome shotgun sequence genomic stretch:
- the LOC140185234 gene encoding uncharacterized protein gives MAHQRVHTGERPFTCSDCGKVFTWSYNLKVHQRVHAGERPFTCSDCGKGFTRTSDLLVHQSVHTRERPFTCSDCGKGFTRTSDLLVHQSVHTRERPFTCSDCGKGFTRSSDLLVHQSVHTRERPFTCSDCGKGFTTSSHRQRHQSVHTGARPFTCSDCGRGFTQAAHLLTHQSVHTAERPFTCSVCGKTFTRSSDLQSHQRVHTGEKPYTCLDCGKGFTRSSTLLAHQSVHTGEWRFTCSECGKGFTQSSELLAHQSVHTGEWPFTCSDCGKGFTRSSELLAHQSVHTGAWPFTCCECGKGFARSSHRQKHQRVHTGEGPFSCSNFGKRFSQPSPPNVHH, from the coding sequence atggctcaccagcgagttcacaccggggagcggccgttcacctgctcggactgtgggaaggtaTTCACTTGGTCAtataatctgaaggtacatcagagagttcacgctggagagaggccgttcacctgctcagactgcgggaagggattcactcggacaTCCGACCTATTGGTACACCAGTCGGTTCACActagggagaggccattcacctgctcagactgcgggaagggattcactcggacaTCCGACCTATTGGTACACCAGTCGGTTCACActagggagaggccattcacctgctcagactgcgggaagggattcactcggtcatccgacctactggtacaccagtcagttcacactagggagaggccattcacctgctcagactgtgggaagggattcactacaTCATCGCACcgacagagacaccagtcagttcacactggggcgaggccattcacctgctctgactgtgggaggggattcacacAGGCagctcacctactgacacaccagtcagttcacactgcagagaggccgttcacctgctcagtctgtgggaagacattcactcggtcatccgacctacagagtcaccaacgagttcatactggggagaagccgtacacctgcttagactgtggaaagggattcactcgatcatccaccctattggcacaccagtcagttcacactggggagtggaggttcacctgctcagaatgtgggaaaggattcactcagtcatccgaactactggcacaccagtcagttcacactggggagtggccattcacctgctcagactgtggaaaaggattcactcggtcatccgaactACTGgcgcaccagtcagttcacactggggcgtggccattcacctgctgtgaatgtgggaagggattcgctcggTCATCTCATCGacagaaacaccagcgagttcacactggggaggggCCATTCTCCTGCTCaaactttgggaagagattctctcagccatcaccaccaaatgtgcatcattga